A single window of Mycolicibacterium madagascariense DNA harbors:
- the sufU gene encoding Fe-S cluster assembly sulfur transfer protein SufU, translating to MRMEQMYQEVILDHYKHPHHRGLRDPFAAEVHHVNPTCGDEVTLRVALSDDGETVTDVSYDGQGCSISQAATSVLTDQVIGQSVGAAMKTVAAFAEMISSRGNVEGDEDVIGDGIAFAGVAKYPARVKCALLGWMAFKAALAEARPSKEALAEARPSKEAPTHVGDDEEERP from the coding sequence GTGCGAATGGAGCAGATGTACCAGGAGGTGATCCTGGACCACTACAAGCACCCGCATCACCGCGGTCTGCGCGATCCCTTCGCCGCCGAGGTGCATCACGTCAATCCGACGTGTGGTGACGAGGTCACCCTGCGGGTCGCGCTGTCCGACGACGGCGAGACGGTCACCGACGTCTCCTATGACGGGCAGGGCTGTTCGATCAGCCAGGCGGCGACGTCGGTGCTGACCGATCAGGTGATCGGCCAGAGCGTAGGGGCGGCGATGAAGACGGTGGCGGCGTTCGCCGAGATGATCTCCTCCCGCGGCAACGTCGAGGGAGACGAGGACGTCATCGGTGACGGGATCGCGTTCGCCGGCGTCGCGAAGTATCCGGCCAGGGTGAAGTGCGCGCTGCTGGGCTGGATGGCCTTCAAGGCCGCACTGGCGGAGGCCAGGCCATCGAAGGAAGCACTGGCGGAGGCCAGGCCATCGAAGGAAGCACCGACGCATGTCGGTGACGACGAGGAGGAACGACCATGA
- a CDS encoding metal-sulfur cluster assembly factor — translation MSDTASEEVLADLEEAMRDVVDPELGINVVDLGLVYGLDVEEGDTGSKVALIDMTLTSAACPLTDVIEDQSRTALVGAGLVNEIKINWVWNPPWGPDKITEDGREQLRALGFTV, via the coding sequence ATGAGCGACACCGCTTCTGAGGAAGTGCTGGCCGATCTCGAGGAGGCGATGCGCGACGTGGTCGATCCCGAACTGGGGATCAACGTCGTCGACCTGGGCCTGGTCTACGGACTGGACGTCGAGGAGGGGGACACCGGATCGAAGGTGGCCCTGATCGACATGACGCTCACGTCGGCGGCGTGCCCGCTGACCGACGTCATCGAAGACCAGTCCCGCACCGCGCTGGTGGGCGCGGGACTGGTCAACGAGATCAAGATCAACTGGGTGTGGAATCCGCCGTGGGGGCCGGACAAGATCACCGAGGACGGTCGCGAGCAGCTGCGCGCCCTCGGCTTCACCGTCTAG
- a CDS encoding DUF5666 domain-containing protein yields the protein MLTSTLVSRCGAVAFAGAAVVALAACGSSSTPSASSSASSAKPSSSSAAASPSSAPMAQAKDRIAGIVGSVAGGKVTLTGPDGPGPVDVGPTTHVTQLTTAQLTDIAVGQCLVARPTKETQGTPNVTAAAILFGPADNNGQCAPPGRKGGRGIIGTVASINGNAITVTGSDNTTSTVTVASNTRFAKRNVVDPSAIAAGECLIAQGTKAGDGSLQATSIGLKPADSGPCGRRQGS from the coding sequence ATGCTCACCTCAACCCTCGTCTCGCGCTGCGGCGCAGTCGCCTTCGCCGGTGCGGCGGTCGTCGCTCTGGCAGCGTGCGGATCGTCCAGCACCCCGTCGGCGTCGTCCTCCGCATCCAGTGCCAAGCCCTCCTCGTCCAGCGCCGCCGCGTCCCCGAGTTCGGCGCCGATGGCTCAGGCGAAGGACCGCATCGCCGGCATCGTGGGATCGGTTGCCGGAGGCAAGGTCACGCTGACCGGGCCGGACGGGCCCGGTCCCGTCGACGTCGGACCGACGACGCACGTCACGCAGCTCACCACCGCCCAGCTCACCGACATCGCCGTGGGACAGTGCCTGGTCGCCCGACCGACCAAGGAGACCCAGGGCACCCCCAACGTCACGGCCGCGGCGATCCTCTTCGGACCGGCTGACAACAACGGACAGTGCGCGCCCCCCGGCCGCAAGGGCGGCCGAGGCATCATCGGCACCGTCGCGTCGATCAACGGCAATGCGATCACCGTGACCGGGTCGGACAACACCACCAGCACCGTGACGGTCGCGTCCAACACGCGCTTCGCCAAGCGCAACGTCGTCGACCCATCGGCCATCGCAGCGGGCGAGTGCCTGATTGCGCAGGGCACCAAGGCCGGGGACGGCAGCCTGCAGGCCACGTCCATCGGACTCAAGCCCGCCGACAGCGGACCCTGCGGTAGGCGTCAGGGCAGCTAG
- a CDS encoding oxidoreductase, whose translation MSQGLPELFRPLTVRSMTIPNRFAMAPMTRQASPGGVPGPDVAAYYARRAAGGVGLIITEGVRLPDPAAGYPTSIPTLAGDDVLAGWRRVTDAVHAHGAVIAAQLWHQGAARAADDGVQAVSPSGVDGSGATTSRALRTDELPDVAGQFALAARNARAAGFDAVEVHGAHGYLLDEFLWEQTNLRTDGYGGSRTARTRFPAEVVAAIRAAVGDDFPIVFRFSQWKATDYDARIAADPSELQELLAPLVDAGVDVFHPSTRRHYAPAFPELDPVLSLAGWTKKVTGAPVIAVGSVGLDTAFRDEGPRTSIAPAPVDAVVAQFEAGEFDVIALGRALLADPAWVARLRDGELDGFNGYEPASALGSLH comes from the coding sequence ATGAGCCAAGGTCTGCCCGAACTGTTCCGGCCCCTGACCGTGCGGTCGATGACGATTCCCAACCGGTTCGCCATGGCGCCCATGACACGTCAGGCCTCACCGGGCGGCGTGCCCGGTCCCGACGTCGCCGCGTACTACGCCCGGCGGGCAGCGGGCGGGGTCGGCCTCATCATCACCGAGGGCGTGCGGCTGCCCGACCCGGCAGCGGGATATCCGACGTCGATTCCCACGCTGGCGGGTGACGACGTGCTCGCCGGATGGCGCAGGGTCACCGACGCCGTCCACGCCCACGGTGCCGTGATCGCCGCCCAGCTGTGGCATCAGGGCGCCGCGCGCGCCGCCGACGACGGCGTGCAGGCGGTCAGCCCGTCCGGCGTCGACGGCTCCGGCGCCACCACCAGCCGTGCGCTGCGCACCGACGAACTCCCCGACGTGGCAGGGCAATTCGCGCTGGCCGCCCGCAATGCGCGCGCCGCCGGCTTCGACGCCGTCGAAGTGCACGGCGCGCACGGCTACCTGCTCGACGAATTCCTCTGGGAGCAGACCAATCTGCGGACCGACGGCTACGGCGGGTCGCGCACGGCGCGGACCCGCTTCCCGGCCGAGGTGGTGGCCGCCATTCGCGCCGCCGTCGGCGACGACTTCCCGATCGTGTTCAGGTTCTCGCAGTGGAAGGCCACCGACTACGACGCCCGCATCGCCGCCGATCCATCCGAACTGCAGGAGCTGCTGGCCCCGCTGGTCGACGCCGGCGTCGACGTCTTCCACCCGTCGACGAGGCGGCACTACGCACCGGCGTTCCCCGAGCTGGACCCGGTGCTCAGCCTGGCGGGCTGGACCAAGAAGGTCACCGGTGCACCCGTGATCGCGGTGGGGTCGGTCGGCCTGGACACCGCATTCCGCGACGAGGGGCCCAGGACGTCGATCGCGCCCGCCCCCGTCGACGCCGTCGTCGCGCAGTTCGAGGCAGGCGAATTCGACGTCATCGCACTCGGCCGCGCCCTGCTGGCGGACCCCGCCTGGGTCGCCCGGCTGCGCGACGGGGAGCTCGACGGGTTCAATGGGTATGAACCCGCGTCTGCGCTCGGCTCGCTGCACTGA
- the trxA gene encoding thioredoxin — protein sequence MSTQDITTEQFNDTITDNEIVLVDFWAEWCGPCRAFAPTYSASSDKHPDVVHAKVDTEAEQGLAAAAEIQAIPTLMAFKKGHMVFRHSGMLPAKDLEDVIGQIKELDVEAALAEQAKAEEV from the coding sequence GTGAGCACGCAGGACATCACCACCGAGCAATTCAACGACACCATCACCGACAACGAGATCGTCCTCGTGGACTTCTGGGCGGAGTGGTGCGGACCGTGTCGTGCGTTCGCGCCGACCTACTCCGCGTCGTCGGACAAGCACCCCGACGTCGTCCACGCCAAGGTCGACACCGAGGCCGAGCAGGGCCTCGCCGCCGCCGCAGAGATCCAGGCGATCCCGACGCTGATGGCATTCAAGAAGGGCCACATGGTCTTTCGGCATTCCGGCATGCTGCCGGCGAAGGACCTCGAGGACGTGATCGGACAGATCAAGGAGCTCGACGTCGAAGCCGCGCTGGCGGAGCAGGCCAAAGCCGAAGAGGTCTAG
- a CDS encoding enoyl-CoA hydratase translates to MLVVSEQNSTAQPLVLVDRPRPQLAVVTLNRPERMNSMAFDVMVPLRAALEELNHDNDTRVVVLTGAGRGFSSGADHKSAGSVPHVEGLTKPTYALRSMEVLDDVILAIRRMHQPVIAAVNGAAIGGGLCLALACDVRVAAAGAYFRAAGINNGLTASELGLSYLLPKAIGTSRAFELMLTGRDVDAEEAQRIGLVSYAVPDDELLDTCYSMGERIASFSRPGVELTKRTLWSGLEAGSLEGHMQAEGLGQLYVRLLTANFEEAVAARAEKRPAAFTDDKL, encoded by the coding sequence GTGCTGGTCGTGAGCGAGCAGAATTCGACGGCGCAGCCCCTCGTCCTCGTCGACCGACCCCGGCCGCAGCTGGCCGTGGTGACGCTGAACCGCCCGGAGCGAATGAACTCCATGGCCTTCGACGTCATGGTTCCGCTGCGCGCCGCGCTCGAGGAGCTCAACCACGACAACGACACCCGCGTCGTGGTGTTGACGGGCGCCGGCCGGGGCTTCTCCTCGGGCGCCGATCACAAGTCCGCGGGATCGGTGCCCCACGTCGAGGGTTTGACCAAGCCGACCTACGCGTTGCGGTCCATGGAGGTCCTCGACGACGTGATTCTCGCCATACGGCGGATGCATCAGCCGGTGATCGCGGCCGTCAACGGCGCGGCGATCGGCGGTGGCCTGTGCCTGGCGCTGGCCTGTGACGTCAGGGTCGCCGCGGCGGGCGCCTACTTCCGCGCCGCCGGCATCAACAACGGGCTGACGGCCAGCGAGCTCGGGCTTTCGTACTTGCTGCCCAAGGCAATTGGGACCTCGCGGGCGTTCGAGCTGATGCTGACCGGTCGCGACGTCGACGCCGAGGAGGCTCAACGCATCGGTCTGGTGTCGTACGCGGTGCCCGACGACGAGCTGCTCGACACCTGCTATTCGATGGGCGAACGCATCGCGTCGTTCTCCCGGCCGGGTGTCGAGTTGACCAAGCGCACGCTCTGGAGTGGACTGGAAGCCGGTAGCCTAGAGGGTCACATGCAGGCCGAGGGCCTGGGCCAGCTCTACGTGCGCCTGCTTACCGCCAACTTCGAGGAAGCGGTTGCTGCGCGCGCCGAGAAGCGCCCGGCCGCGTTCACCGACGACAAGCTATGA
- a CDS encoding ABC-F family ATP-binding cassette domain-containing protein codes for MITATDLEVRAGARTLLATEGAALRIQPGDRIGLVGRNGAGKTTTMRILAGEGEPYAGRIDRTGEIGYLPQDPREGDLDMLARDRVLSARGLDTLLSDLEKQQTIMAEVVDDAARDRAVKRYGQLEERFAALGGYAAESEAGRICASLGLPDRVLTQALRTLSGGQRRRVELARILFAASDTGSGSDTTLLLDEPTNHLDADSIGWLRTFLQNHTGGLVVISHDVGLLADVVNRVWFLDAVRGEADVYNMGWQKYLDARATDEQRRRRERANAEKKASALRTQAAKMGAKATKAVAAQNMLRRAERMIAELDEERVADKVAKIRFPTPAVCGRTPLVGKGLTKTYGSLEIFTGVDLAIDKGSRVVVLGLNGAGKTTLLRILAGVEKADAGAIEPGHGLKLGYFAQEHDTIDGSASVWENIRHAAPDTGDQDLRSLLGAFMFSGPQLDQPAGTLSGGEKTRLALAGLVASTANVLLLDEPTNNLDPASREQVLDALRSYQGAVVLVTHDPGAAEALDPQRVVLLPDGTEDYWSEEYRELIELA; via the coding sequence GTGATCACCGCAACGGACCTCGAGGTCCGCGCTGGCGCGCGTACGCTGCTGGCCACCGAGGGCGCCGCGCTGCGCATCCAGCCGGGGGACCGGATCGGACTCGTCGGGCGCAACGGCGCGGGCAAGACCACCACGATGCGGATCCTGGCCGGCGAGGGCGAGCCCTACGCGGGACGGATCGACCGCACCGGTGAGATCGGTTATCTCCCACAGGATCCCAGGGAGGGTGACCTCGACATGCTGGCCAGGGACCGGGTGCTGTCCGCGCGCGGCCTGGACACCCTGCTCTCTGACCTCGAGAAGCAGCAGACGATCATGGCCGAGGTCGTGGACGACGCCGCCAGGGACAGGGCCGTCAAGCGCTACGGCCAGCTCGAGGAGCGCTTCGCCGCCCTCGGTGGCTACGCCGCCGAGAGCGAAGCGGGGCGCATCTGCGCCAGCCTGGGCCTTCCCGACCGCGTCCTCACCCAGGCGCTGCGCACGCTGTCCGGTGGTCAGCGGCGCCGGGTGGAGCTCGCCCGCATCCTGTTCGCGGCGTCGGACACCGGCTCCGGCTCGGACACGACGCTGCTGCTCGACGAGCCCACCAACCACCTCGACGCGGACTCGATCGGCTGGTTGCGCACGTTCCTGCAGAACCACACCGGCGGTCTCGTCGTCATCAGTCACGACGTGGGCCTGCTGGCCGACGTCGTCAACCGGGTGTGGTTCCTCGACGCCGTGCGCGGTGAGGCCGACGTCTACAACATGGGCTGGCAGAAGTACCTCGACGCCCGCGCCACCGACGAGCAGCGCAGGCGCCGCGAACGCGCGAACGCCGAGAAGAAGGCGTCCGCGCTGCGCACCCAGGCCGCGAAGATGGGCGCAAAGGCCACCAAAGCCGTTGCGGCACAGAACATGCTGCGTCGCGCCGAGCGCATGATCGCCGAGCTCGACGAGGAGCGCGTGGCCGACAAGGTCGCCAAGATCAGGTTTCCCACGCCCGCCGTCTGCGGACGCACGCCGCTGGTGGGCAAGGGCCTCACCAAGACCTACGGCTCCCTGGAGATCTTCACCGGCGTCGACCTGGCGATCGACAAGGGTTCACGCGTCGTCGTCCTCGGACTCAACGGCGCGGGCAAGACCACGCTCCTGCGGATCCTGGCGGGGGTGGAGAAGGCCGACGCCGGGGCCATCGAGCCCGGTCACGGCCTCAAGCTGGGCTACTTCGCGCAGGAACACGACACCATCGACGGGTCGGCCTCGGTGTGGGAGAACATCCGCCACGCGGCGCCCGACACCGGGGATCAGGACCTGCGGAGCCTGCTCGGGGCGTTCATGTTCAGCGGTCCGCAGCTCGACCAGCCCGCAGGCACCCTCTCCGGCGGTGAGAAGACGCGGCTGGCGCTGGCCGGGCTGGTGGCCTCGACGGCCAACGTGCTGCTGCTCGACGAACCGACCAACAACCTCGACCCCGCCTCGCGCGAGCAGGTGCTCGACGCCCTGCGCAGCTATCAGGGTGCCGTCGTGCTGGTGACTCACGACCCGGGTGCGGCCGAAGCGCTCGACCCCCAGCGCGTCGTCCTGCTGCCCGACGGCACCGAGGATTACTGGTCCGAGGAGTACCGCGAACTCATCGAGTTGGCCTAA
- a CDS encoding helix-turn-helix domain-containing protein, producing the protein MRELDKSRDDLLDELRAAYEKGASIRALVASTGKSYGSIHSMLRESGTTMRSRGGPNHRRRH; encoded by the coding sequence ATGAGGGAACTGGACAAGTCCAGGGACGACCTGCTCGACGAATTGCGTGCTGCCTACGAAAAGGGAGCGAGCATAAGGGCTTTGGTGGCAAGTACGGGCAAGTCGTACGGGTCGATCCACAGCATGCTTCGGGAGTCCGGCACCACCATGCGTAGTCGCGGCGGGCCCAATCACCGTCGGCGGCACTGA
- a CDS encoding TetR/AcrR family transcriptional regulator, whose amino-acid sequence MPRVTEDHLAARRRQILDGARRCFAQYGYESATVRRLEQTIGLSRGAIFHHFRDKDTLFFELAREDAERMAEVASREGLIQVMRDLLAAPDQFDWLTTRLEIARKLRNDPAFHSGWAERSAELSDATTARLRRQKQAGRLREDVPADVLQTYLDLVLDGLVARLASGDEPERLSAVLDLVEASVRQQ is encoded by the coding sequence GTGCCACGGGTGACCGAGGATCACTTGGCGGCTCGGCGCCGCCAGATCCTGGACGGCGCTCGGCGGTGCTTCGCGCAGTACGGGTACGAGAGTGCGACCGTGCGACGGCTCGAACAGACGATCGGGCTGTCGCGCGGCGCCATCTTCCACCACTTCCGCGACAAGGACACGCTGTTCTTCGAACTGGCGCGTGAAGATGCCGAACGGATGGCGGAGGTTGCCTCACGCGAGGGCCTCATCCAAGTGATGCGCGACTTGCTGGCGGCACCAGACCAATTCGACTGGTTGACGACGCGGCTGGAGATTGCCCGCAAGCTGCGCAACGACCCGGCATTCCACAGCGGCTGGGCCGAGCGGTCAGCGGAGCTGTCGGATGCGACGACGGCGCGCCTGCGACGGCAGAAGCAGGCGGGTCGCCTGCGCGAAGACGTGCCTGCCGACGTCCTGCAGACCTACCTCGATCTGGTGCTCGACGGACTGGTCGCGCGGCTCGCGTCCGGTGACGAGCCCGAAAGGCTCAGCGCTGTGCTGGATCTCGTCGAGGCGTCGGTCCGGCAGCAGTAA